The Streptomyces sp. NL15-2K genome contains a region encoding:
- the glgB gene encoding 1,4-alpha-glucan branching enzyme produces MTTRTPSSGPEPKKTAAKAAKSVKKAAEKATAPKKAVKKAAAKKATPEKAVTKKAAARKAAPTAKKAAPAAKKTTAKKTTAKKATAKTAAKKTTAKKVAAKRVTAANPAQPPEAIEGLSPAVDAGDRERLLAGTHHEPHAVLGAHPVPGGIAFRAFRPYARSVTVVAGDERAELHDDGDGFFSGLLPLREVPAYRLLVAYDGTVQDTEDAYRFLPAIGDLDLHLIGEGRHEQLWTALGAEPMTHQGVTGTRFTVWAPNARGVRVAGTFNFWDGSAFPMRSLGGTGVWELFVPGIGEGELYKFEITRPDGSKTLRADPLARRTETPPNTSSVVHASHHEWHDEEWLARRADAPAHEAPFSVYEVHLASWRPGLTYRQLAEQLPAYVKDLGFTHVELMPVAEHPFGGSWGYQVTGFYAPTARLGTPDDFKYLVDALHQAGIGVLMDWVPAHFPRDDWALAEFDGRPLYEHEDPLRAAHPDWGTLEFDYGRREVRNFLVANAVYWCEEFHIDGLRVDAVASMLYLDYSREPGQWTPNVHGGRENLDAVAFLQEMNATVYRRVPGVVTIAEESTAWDGVTRATHHMGPGGFGGLGFGLKWNMGWMHDSLDYVSHEPVHRKYHHNEMTFSMVYAYSENYVLPISHDEVVHGKRSLVSKMPGDWWQQRATHRAYLGFMWAHPGKQLLFMGQEFAQGAEWSEAHGPDWWLLDPAYGAGPDHRGVLDLVRDLNTVYRATPALWQLDIEPSGFQWVVGDAAEDNVFAFLRYDAEGTPLLAVSNFSPVVRHDYRLGAPDDIPAWHETLNTDAGRYGGSDVTNPDIIKPEPQGWHGRPASIRLTLPPLATVWLRPA; encoded by the coding sequence GTGACCACCCGCACCCCGTCCAGCGGTCCGGAACCGAAGAAGACCGCTGCCAAAGCCGCGAAGAGTGTGAAGAAGGCCGCGGAGAAGGCGACCGCGCCGAAGAAAGCGGTGAAGAAGGCGGCTGCGAAGAAGGCCACCCCCGAGAAGGCGGTGACGAAGAAGGCCGCGGCCAGGAAGGCGGCGCCGACCGCGAAGAAGGCGGCCCCGGCAGCCAAGAAGACGACGGCGAAGAAGACGACGGCCAAGAAGGCCACCGCGAAGACCGCCGCGAAGAAGACGACGGCCAAGAAGGTCGCCGCCAAGAGGGTCACCGCAGCCAACCCCGCTCAGCCGCCGGAGGCCATCGAGGGCCTCTCCCCCGCCGTCGACGCCGGTGACCGCGAGCGGCTGCTCGCCGGCACCCACCACGAGCCGCACGCGGTGCTCGGCGCGCATCCCGTACCCGGCGGGATCGCCTTCCGGGCCTTCCGGCCGTACGCGCGGTCCGTCACGGTCGTCGCCGGGGACGAACGGGCGGAGCTGCACGACGACGGGGACGGGTTCTTCTCGGGCCTGCTGCCGCTGCGGGAGGTCCCGGCGTACCGGCTTCTCGTGGCGTACGACGGGACGGTCCAGGACACCGAGGACGCGTACCGATTCCTGCCCGCGATCGGCGATCTCGACCTGCACCTGATCGGCGAGGGCCGGCACGAGCAGCTGTGGACGGCGCTGGGCGCGGAGCCGATGACGCACCAGGGCGTGACCGGCACCCGATTCACGGTGTGGGCGCCGAACGCGCGGGGCGTGCGGGTGGCCGGCACCTTCAACTTCTGGGACGGATCGGCGTTCCCGATGCGCTCGCTCGGCGGCACCGGCGTCTGGGAGCTGTTCGTGCCCGGCATCGGCGAGGGCGAGCTGTACAAGTTCGAGATCACCCGGCCCGACGGCTCGAAGACCCTGCGCGCCGATCCGCTGGCCCGTCGTACGGAGACCCCGCCCAACACCTCCTCCGTCGTGCACGCCTCGCACCACGAGTGGCACGACGAGGAGTGGCTGGCGCGCCGGGCGGACGCGCCCGCGCACGAGGCGCCGTTCTCCGTGTACGAGGTCCACCTGGCGTCCTGGCGGCCCGGCCTGACGTACCGGCAACTCGCCGAGCAGCTTCCGGCGTACGTCAAGGACCTGGGCTTCACCCACGTCGAGCTGATGCCGGTCGCCGAGCACCCCTTCGGCGGCTCCTGGGGCTACCAGGTCACCGGCTTCTACGCGCCGACGGCCCGGCTCGGCACTCCGGACGACTTCAAGTACCTGGTCGACGCGCTGCACCAGGCCGGGATCGGTGTGCTGATGGACTGGGTGCCGGCGCACTTCCCGCGCGACGACTGGGCGCTGGCCGAGTTCGACGGCCGTCCGCTGTACGAGCACGAGGACCCGCTGCGGGCCGCGCACCCCGACTGGGGCACGCTGGAGTTCGACTACGGCCGTCGGGAGGTGCGCAACTTCCTGGTGGCGAACGCCGTGTACTGGTGCGAGGAGTTCCACATCGACGGGCTGCGGGTGGACGCGGTCGCCTCGATGCTCTACCTGGACTACTCGCGCGAGCCCGGCCAGTGGACGCCGAACGTGCACGGCGGCCGGGAGAACCTGGACGCGGTGGCCTTCCTCCAGGAGATGAACGCCACGGTGTACCGGCGGGTGCCGGGCGTGGTGACCATCGCGGAGGAGTCCACGGCGTGGGACGGCGTCACGCGCGCCACGCACCACATGGGTCCGGGCGGTTTCGGGGGCCTCGGTTTCGGCCTGAAGTGGAACATGGGCTGGATGCACGACTCGCTGGACTACGTCAGCCACGAGCCGGTCCACCGCAAGTACCACCACAACGAGATGACCTTCTCGATGGTGTACGCCTACAGCGAGAACTACGTCCTGCCCATCTCGCACGACGAGGTCGTCCACGGCAAGCGCTCGCTGGTGTCGAAGATGCCGGGCGACTGGTGGCAGCAGCGTGCCACCCACCGCGCGTATCTGGGCTTCATGTGGGCCCACCCCGGCAAGCAACTGCTGTTCATGGGCCAGGAGTTCGCCCAGGGAGCGGAGTGGTCCGAGGCGCACGGCCCGGACTGGTGGCTCCTGGATCCCGCGTACGGGGCGGGGCCCGACCACCGTGGCGTCCTCGACCTGGTCCGCGACCTCAACACCGTCTACCGCGCGACCCCCGCCCTCTGGCAGCTCGACATCGAACCGTCCGGCTTCCAGTGGGTGGTCGGAGACGCCGCCGAGGACAACGTCTTCGCGTTCCTGAGGTACGACGCGGAAGGCACCCCCCTCCTGGCGGTCTCCAACTTCTCCCCGGTCGTCCGCCACGACTACCGCCTCGGCGCCCCCGACGACATCCCCGCCTGGCACGAGACCCTCAACACCGACGCGGGGCGGTACGGCGGCAGCGACGTCACCAACCCGGACATCATCAAGCCGGAGCCGCAGGGGTGGCACGGCCGTCCGGCGAGCATCCGGTTGACGTTGCCGCCGCTGGCGACGGTGTGGCTGCGGCCGGCCTGA